A genome region from Christensenella minuta includes the following:
- a CDS encoding OsmC family protein — protein MLTTFKATAKKLPEGLQVETQSRGFKVLMDEPKDLGGTDASLNPVEDVLCALGACQAICAAAFARAQGIKLDDFFVELEGDLDPDGFQGKAPVRNGFQEIRFKMHMKTDASQEEAERFADFIESRCPVGDCLQNGVKLVRSGVVVE, from the coding sequence ATGTTGACAACATTTAAAGCAACGGCAAAAAAATTACCGGAAGGTTTGCAGGTGGAAACGCAGTCGCGCGGATTCAAGGTTCTGATGGACGAACCGAAAGACCTCGGCGGTACGGACGCAAGCCTCAACCCGGTGGAAGACGTGCTGTGCGCGCTCGGCGCGTGCCAGGCGATCTGTGCGGCTGCGTTCGCGCGCGCGCAGGGCATAAAGCTCGACGATTTTTTCGTGGAGCTGGAAGGAGACCTTGATCCGGACGGCTTCCAGGGCAAAGCGCCCGTGCGGAACGGCTTCCAGGAGATCAGGTTCAAGATGCACATGAAAACGGATGCGAGCCAGGAGGAAGCGGAGAGATTCGCGGACTTTATCGAAAGCCGCTGTCCGGTAGGAGATTGCCTGCAAAACGGCGTGAAGCTGGTGCGCTCGGGCGTCGTGGTGGAGTGA
- the tkt gene encoding transketolase, with the protein MSKIDKLAVNTIRVLSAEAIQKANSGHPGLPLGSAPMAYTLWSKYLKHNPKDPKWENRDRFILSAGHASMLLYSLLHMFGYQVSMEDIKNFRQWESVTPGHPEYGLTDGVEATSGPLGQGIAMAVGFAMAEAHLAAEFNKPGYNVVDHYTYALTGDGCLQEGVSGEASSFAGTQKLGKLIVLYDKNDITIEGNIDCAFDEDVKKRYKAYGWQVLEVEDGNEDMKAIAAAIEEAKEEKERPSLIIVKTAIAYGCPAKQGSESSHGSPLGQDNIDAMKKNLGWEYEEAFVVPEEVKKHIAELQEVYSAEEAQWKDLFAKYEKEYPELAAQYKAYHLPVSEDIFDDAYWDFEDKPMATRDCSNVIINRLAAKLPNLMGGSADLGPANKSTMKERAWFSPQDRTGTNVHFGIREFAMAAMCNGMMLHGGVRPYCATFLVFSDYMKSAIRMSALMKLPVTYVLSHDSIGVGEDGATHEPIEHLAALRATPGVYMWRPADGHETAAAYKAAMTKNAPAAVALSRQNLPLMKETGEGALRGAYILKDGGGTPDVILIGTGSEVELCMNAAEELKKDGVSARVVSMPCMDLFEEQDAAYKESVLPGAVRARVAVEAGTSFGWAKYVGLDGGYVTIDHFGASAPAGVLFEKFGFTTQAVVDKAKEVLGK; encoded by the coding sequence ATGAGTAAAATCGATAAGCTTGCCGTCAATACCATCCGCGTACTTTCGGCCGAAGCGATCCAGAAAGCAAACAGCGGCCATCCGGGCCTGCCGCTCGGTTCCGCTCCCATGGCGTATACGCTGTGGTCCAAGTACTTAAAGCATAACCCGAAAGACCCCAAATGGGAAAACCGTGACCGTTTTATCCTCAGCGCGGGGCACGCGTCCATGCTGCTGTATTCCCTGCTGCATATGTTCGGCTATCAGGTTTCGATGGAAGATATCAAAAACTTCCGCCAGTGGGAATCGGTAACGCCGGGCCACCCGGAATATGGCCTGACGGACGGCGTGGAAGCGACCTCCGGCCCGCTCGGCCAGGGCATCGCGATGGCGGTCGGCTTCGCGATGGCGGAAGCGCACCTTGCGGCGGAATTCAACAAGCCGGGCTATAATGTGGTGGACCACTACACCTATGCCTTAACGGGCGACGGCTGCCTGCAGGAAGGCGTTTCCGGCGAGGCAAGCTCCTTTGCGGGCACGCAGAAGCTCGGGAAACTCATCGTGCTGTACGATAAGAACGATATCACCATCGAGGGCAACATCGACTGCGCCTTCGACGAAGATGTGAAAAAGCGCTATAAAGCCTATGGCTGGCAGGTGCTCGAGGTAGAGGACGGCAACGAGGATATGAAAGCCATCGCCGCCGCGATCGAAGAAGCCAAGGAAGAGAAGGAAAGGCCGTCCCTCATCATCGTCAAGACGGCCATCGCATACGGCTGCCCGGCAAAGCAGGGCAGCGAATCGAGCCACGGTTCGCCGCTCGGCCAGGATAATATCGACGCGATGAAGAAGAACCTCGGCTGGGAGTACGAAGAAGCCTTCGTGGTTCCGGAAGAGGTGAAAAAGCACATCGCGGAGCTTCAGGAAGTCTATTCCGCGGAGGAAGCGCAGTGGAAAGACCTGTTTGCAAAATACGAAAAGGAATATCCGGAACTCGCGGCGCAGTATAAGGCCTATCACTTGCCCGTTTCGGAAGATATATTCGACGACGCATATTGGGATTTTGAAGATAAACCGATGGCGACGAGGGATTGCTCGAACGTAATCATCAACCGCCTTGCGGCGAAGCTTCCGAACCTCATGGGCGGCAGCGCGGACCTCGGCCCGGCGAACAAATCCACCATGAAGGAGCGCGCGTGGTTCTCGCCGCAGGACCGCACGGGCACGAACGTACACTTCGGCATCCGCGAATTCGCGATGGCGGCGATGTGCAACGGCATGATGCTGCACGGCGGCGTCCGCCCCTACTGCGCGACCTTCCTCGTATTCAGCGATTATATGAAGAGCGCGATCCGCATGTCCGCGCTGATGAAGCTCCCGGTCACCTATGTGCTGTCGCACGATTCCATCGGCGTAGGCGAAGACGGCGCGACGCACGAGCCGATCGAGCATCTCGCGGCGCTGCGTGCAACGCCGGGCGTGTATATGTGGCGTCCCGCGGACGGGCACGAAACGGCCGCGGCCTATAAGGCTGCAATGACGAAGAACGCGCCCGCGGCAGTCGCGCTTTCCCGCCAGAACCTTCCGCTTATGAAAGAGACGGGCGAGGGCGCTCTGCGCGGCGCTTACATCTTAAAGGATGGCGGCGGGACTCCGGATGTGATCCTGATCGGCACGGGCAGCGAGGTGGAACTTTGCATGAACGCTGCGGAAGAGCTCAAGAAAGACGGCGTATCCGCGCGCGTGGTCTCCATGCCCTGCATGGACCTGTTCGAGGAACAGGATGCCGCATATAAAGAGAGCGTGCTTCCGGGTGCGGTCCGCGCAAGGGTTGCCGTGGAGGCGGGCACGTCCTTTGGCTGGGCGAAATATGTCGGTCTCGACGGCGGCTATGTGACCATCGACCACTTCGGCGCATCCGCTCCGGCGGGCGTGCTGTTCGAGAAGTTTGGCTTCACGACACAGGCGGTCGTGGATAAAGCGAAGGAAGTTCTCGGAAAATAA
- a CDS encoding amino acid kinase family protein: MAEQKLRGSFSNFPVNPDDTELINFDVVVKIGSMALIRKEDNDIDYNIFSRLAASLKPGYILVSSGATEIGRIDYMKRNGGRELKGNLAAIKTAYSAQGQPILMEMYRQFINPKYSVRQVLVEHSHFNDERKVNHIRNLLFSAANQNAIPIVNYNDAVSDTENMHLELRDLKRKTDHVVECVDNDETAAVIARLVNARILVLLTSVDGIYADAGDPSTLIEEVVGDTYEEVEQKIDEMMANCSGASRQGANGAKAKLQFAKGPLRSGTTVIIAHARHKLSDIIKGNVKRTLLHIK; this comes from the coding sequence ATGGCAGAACAGAAGCTGCGGGGGAGTTTCTCCAATTTCCCGGTGAATCCGGACGATACGGAACTGATTAACTTTGATGTGGTTGTAAAAATCGGCTCCATGGCTCTCATCCGCAAGGAAGACAACGACATCGATTATAATATTTTTTCGCGGCTGGCCGCAAGCCTGAAACCGGGCTATATCCTCGTTTCGTCGGGCGCGACGGAGATCGGCCGCATCGATTACATGAAACGCAACGGCGGACGCGAGCTTAAGGGGAACCTCGCCGCGATCAAAACGGCCTATTCCGCTCAGGGACAGCCAATCCTGATGGAAATGTACCGTCAGTTCATAAACCCCAAATATTCGGTGCGGCAAGTTCTGGTGGAGCATAGCCATTTCAATGACGAGCGCAAAGTGAACCATATCCGCAACCTGCTTTTTTCCGCAGCCAACCAGAACGCCATCCCGATCGTGAATTATAACGACGCGGTTTCCGATACGGAGAATATGCATCTTGAGCTCCGCGACCTGAAACGCAAAACCGATCATGTCGTGGAATGTGTGGACAACGACGAAACGGCCGCGGTGATCGCCCGGCTCGTGAATGCGCGCATTCTTGTGCTGCTCACAAGCGTGGACGGTATTTATGCCGATGCCGGCGACCCCTCCACGCTGATCGAGGAAGTCGTGGGTGATACCTACGAGGAAGTAGAGCAAAAGATCGACGAGATGATGGCAAACTGCAGCGGCGCGTCCCGGCAGGGGGCGAACGGCGCCAAAGCGAAGCTCCAGTTCGCCAAAGGCCCGCTTAGAAGCGGCACAACGGTCATCATTGCGCACGCGCGGCATAAGCTTTCCGATATCATCAAGGGAAATGTGAAGCGGACGCTGCTGCATATAAAATAA
- a CDS encoding nitroreductase family protein: protein MDNETLYDAIFHRRSVRKYDSAPLTDQAIADLDAFIRGLKPLVPDIRTEVKLMLSGGIKINAPHAVCLYSEKKDGWRMNAGFMMEQVDLYLSASNIGACWLGMTKPDKGKAAPPAGMEWAATLCFGTPAQPMHREGAEQFNRKSLNEISDVTDLYHVLEAVRLAPSAINKQPWFFSGSAGRVIVSRKKSLMLDKLNQVDTGIALCCLMLALLHQGKEVSFSFEKQPVPEKHIFMAAAEITDKA, encoded by the coding sequence ATGGATAACGAAACGTTATACGATGCCATTTTCCATCGGCGCTCGGTACGAAAGTACGACAGCGCCCCGCTCACCGATCAGGCCATTGCGGACCTCGATGCGTTTATCCGCGGGCTGAAGCCGCTGGTCCCGGATATCCGGACGGAAGTGAAGCTGATGCTGTCCGGCGGCATCAAGATAAACGCGCCGCACGCCGTGTGCCTGTATTCCGAGAAAAAGGACGGCTGGCGGATGAACGCCGGCTTTATGATGGAGCAGGTCGATCTCTACCTTTCCGCGAGTAACATCGGCGCGTGCTGGCTCGGGATGACGAAGCCGGATAAAGGCAAGGCTGCGCCCCCGGCTGGGATGGAATGGGCGGCCACGCTGTGCTTCGGTACGCCCGCGCAGCCCATGCACCGTGAAGGCGCGGAACAGTTCAACCGTAAGAGCCTCAACGAGATTTCGGACGTAACGGACCTTTACCATGTGCTTGAAGCGGTGCGCCTCGCCCCATCCGCAATAAACAAGCAGCCGTGGTTTTTCAGCGGCAGCGCCGGGCGCGTAATTGTCAGCCGAAAGAAATCCCTGATGCTCGATAAGCTGAACCAGGTCGATACGGGTATCGCGCTTTGCTGCCTGATGCTTGCTCTCCTCCACCAGGGCAAGGAGGTCTCGTTCTCGTTTGAAAAACAGCCCGTCCCGGAAAAACATATTTTTATGGCGGCGGCAGAAATTACGGACAAGGCGTGA
- a CDS encoding MBL fold metallo-hydrolase, producing the protein MYTITNVGGTPGGEAFLLVTEEKAALIDSGFACSAGRMVANIKDILQDRPLDYVLLTHSHYDHASGSAYVQDAWPDARVAGSVYAKKILEKPSARAVIREMNDNAALLAGISEYEDRTDRLHIDIAVSEGDVIGLGTMKLRVIPAPGHTKCCTAFWCEEEKLLLSCETLGVPAGGGMVMPCYMVGYGLAMQSVERLAALGAEKILTPHRGLLEGEACTAFIENAVYWNKEFMRRAREGRRAGKNEAELAREFKELFYTPFMAEVQPEKAFDLNLGYTIPMLIREIDGE; encoded by the coding sequence ATGTACACCATTACAAACGTCGGCGGCACGCCCGGGGGAGAGGCTTTTTTGCTGGTAACGGAAGAGAAGGCCGCGCTGATCGATTCGGGGTTTGCCTGCAGCGCCGGGCGCATGGTCGCCAATATCAAAGATATTTTGCAGGACCGGCCTCTCGATTATGTGCTGCTCACCCATTCCCATTACGATCACGCCTCGGGCAGCGCGTATGTACAGGACGCATGGCCGGATGCGCGGGTCGCAGGCAGCGTATACGCAAAAAAAATCCTCGAAAAGCCGTCTGCGCGGGCGGTGATACGGGAGATGAACGACAACGCGGCGCTCCTCGCGGGCATCAGCGAATACGAGGACCGGACCGACCGGCTCCATATTGACATTGCCGTATCCGAGGGCGATGTGATCGGCCTTGGCACCATGAAGCTGCGGGTAATTCCCGCGCCCGGGCACACAAAATGCTGTACCGCCTTCTGGTGTGAGGAGGAAAAGCTGCTGCTTTCATGCGAGACGCTGGGCGTTCCAGCAGGCGGCGGCATGGTGATGCCCTGCTACATGGTGGGCTATGGGCTCGCGATGCAGTCGGTGGAAAGGCTCGCCGCGCTGGGCGCGGAAAAAATCCTTACGCCGCACCGCGGCCTGCTCGAGGGGGAAGCGTGCACGGCATTTATTGAAAACGCCGTCTATTGGAACAAGGAATTCATGCGCCGGGCGCGGGAAGGCAGGCGCGCCGGGAAAAACGAGGCGGAGCTTGCGCGGGAATTCAAGGAATTGTTCTACACGCCCTTCATGGCGGAGGTCCAGCCCGAAAAAGCGTTCGACCTGAACCTTGGTTATACGATCCCCATGCTGATCCGTGAAATAGACGGGGAATAG
- a CDS encoding sensor histidine kinase: MLAAGFFLLRAKTCEPAGKLLFFLYLAVQVQFICHNVTFYIYNIWFAGMLQWDYTWGDILGYGLLMLLLTPLFAWASRRIYLRLRTINSRQYMRLWLIPLLFILLHILQSSFFTISRYAYVAVGIRIMIDVCAFITYSQMASAISSAAKAAREAEQRDGLVRQLDLQRARAEDLESHAGEIRRIRHDRRQHAQVVLGLLNQGKTDEARSYMKDYADSMEADTQPPLCGNFVADALCRRYETLARQAGIDVELVAALPEDSGARGSDLAVILGNLWENAAAALRAEEKRRYIRLQIEDGDGRILIRMENSYGGEIGVEEGRFLSTKPGRNNAEGIGIASVRAVAARYGGMADFTYTGDTFTASVLLYTGERIHKSQ; the protein is encoded by the coding sequence ATGCTTGCGGCCGGCTTTTTCCTGCTGCGTGCGAAGACGTGCGAACCGGCCGGAAAGCTGCTGTTTTTCCTGTACCTTGCGGTCCAGGTACAGTTCATTTGTCACAACGTGACCTTCTATATCTATAATATCTGGTTCGCCGGCATGCTGCAGTGGGATTATACATGGGGAGACATCCTCGGGTACGGTCTTCTGATGCTGCTTTTAACGCCATTGTTCGCCTGGGCCAGCAGACGCATTTACCTGAGGCTGCGCACGATAAACTCCCGGCAGTATATGCGGCTTTGGCTGATCCCGCTGCTCTTTATACTGCTTCATATCCTGCAATCAAGCTTTTTTACGATTTCGAGATATGCCTATGTTGCGGTTGGCATAAGAATCATGATCGATGTGTGCGCGTTTATCACCTATTCCCAGATGGCTTCCGCCATCTCAAGCGCAGCCAAGGCCGCCCGGGAGGCCGAGCAGCGCGACGGACTCGTTCGCCAGCTCGATCTGCAGCGTGCGCGGGCGGAGGATCTTGAGAGCCACGCCGGGGAAATCCGCCGTATCCGGCACGACCGCAGGCAGCATGCGCAGGTAGTGCTCGGCCTTTTGAACCAGGGAAAAACGGACGAAGCGCGTTCCTATATGAAAGATTACGCGGACAGTATGGAGGCGGACACGCAGCCGCCCCTCTGCGGGAATTTTGTGGCCGACGCCTTATGCCGCCGCTATGAAACGCTGGCCCGGCAGGCGGGGATCGACGTAGAACTCGTGGCGGCGCTTCCGGAAGACTCCGGAGCCCGCGGCAGCGATTTGGCGGTGATTCTCGGCAACCTATGGGAAAACGCGGCCGCCGCCCTTCGGGCGGAAGAAAAGCGGCGATATATCCGCCTGCAAATTGAGGACGGCGACGGAAGAATCCTGATCCGCATGGAAAACAGCTACGGCGGCGAGATCGGTGTGGAAGAAGGGCGGTTCCTGTCTACAAAGCCTGGCAGGAACAATGCCGAGGGAATAGGCATCGCCAGCGTCAGGGCCGTAGCGGCCCGCTATGGCGGCATGGCTGATTTTACGTATACAGGCGATACATTCACAGCATCTGTGTTGCTTTACACAGGAGAAAGGATTCATAAGAGCCAGTAG
- the ileS gene encoding isoleucine--tRNA ligase: MYKKVLTDLKFGERELEVLDFWHENKIFEQSMKENEDGPKFTFYDGPPTANGKPHIGHILTRCIKDLIPRYKTMQGYNVLRKAGWDTHGLPVELEVEKLLGLDGKEQIEEYGVEPFIQKCKESVWKYKGEWEKMSDRVGYWADMDDPYVTYENDYIESVWWSLKEIHKKGLLYKGHKIVPYCPRCGTALSSHEVAQGYKDVKETSIFVRFKVKGEDAYFLAWTTTPWTLPSNVALCVNPNEEYVLAQDKNGDQYYLAKALCEKLLGEDAHIVRKFTGKELEFKEYEPLFDFVHPDQKAWYITCDTYVTLTDGSGIVHIAPAFGEDDANVGRKYGLPFVQLVKPDGTMSGETKWPGVFVKKADKLIIEDLRECGLLFAEVPYEHSYPFCWRCDTPLIYYARSTWFIKMTELRDNLLKNNASVNWLPENIKNGRMGNFLENVIDWGISRERYWGTPLPVWTCGCGHVHVVGSRSELREMAETDVPEDIELHKPFLDPITLKCPECGGSMHRVPEVIDCWYDSGSMPFAQWHYPFEHKEEFESHFPANFISEAVDQTRGWFYTLLAIGTLIFDKAPFENCIVLGHVQDKDGQKMSKHKGNVVDPWSVLDKQGADAVRWYFYSASAPWLPSRFYDEAVSEMQRKFMGTLWNTYAFYILYADIDGFDPTKYELKPTNIMDKWVLSRLHSLVRSVTDDLDHYRIIEPSRSLSQFVDELSNWYVRRSRDRFWGSGMEQDKIDAYMTLYTVLETLTRLLAPFTPFMTESIYQNLVRTNGKNAPLSVHLTKWPQADEALIDTKLERDMDAVLNVVNLGRACRNTANIKNRQPIAKIFVSGIDHLDETFLSVIRGELNAKEVELGAAAAEYITYNVKPQMRTLGPKYGKLLGGIRAHLAQADGMLVVSTVRGGAAYEFEVDGSKVSLQEEDVLVEPAQREGFVAETSGDFAVIIDTTLTPELIEEGNVREIISKVQTMRKEAGFEVTDKIELYAKGNDKITAVMENNEDRILSEVLAQGVQYGVAEGYEKEWNINGEKVTLGVKKA; encoded by the coding sequence ATGTACAAAAAAGTTTTGACGGATTTGAAATTCGGGGAGCGCGAGCTCGAGGTGCTTGATTTCTGGCACGAAAACAAGATATTCGAGCAGAGCATGAAGGAAAACGAGGACGGCCCGAAATTCACCTTTTACGACGGCCCGCCGACGGCGAACGGAAAGCCGCACATCGGCCATATCCTGACGCGCTGCATCAAAGACCTGATCCCGCGCTATAAGACCATGCAGGGCTATAACGTGCTCCGGAAGGCAGGCTGGGATACGCACGGGCTTCCGGTGGAGCTCGAGGTGGAAAAGCTGCTCGGCCTCGACGGAAAAGAGCAGATCGAGGAATACGGCGTGGAGCCGTTCATCCAGAAATGCAAGGAATCCGTGTGGAAATATAAGGGCGAGTGGGAAAAAATGTCCGACCGCGTCGGCTATTGGGCGGATATGGACGACCCATACGTCACCTATGAAAACGACTATATCGAGTCCGTGTGGTGGTCCTTAAAGGAGATCCACAAAAAGGGCCTGCTCTATAAGGGCCATAAGATCGTGCCCTATTGCCCGCGCTGCGGGACGGCGCTTTCCTCGCACGAGGTCGCGCAGGGCTATAAGGACGTCAAGGAAACGTCCATCTTCGTGCGCTTCAAAGTGAAGGGCGAGGACGCGTATTTCCTTGCGTGGACGACGACGCCGTGGACGCTGCCCTCAAACGTCGCGCTGTGCGTGAATCCAAATGAGGAATACGTGCTCGCGCAGGATAAAAACGGTGACCAATACTACCTCGCGAAAGCGCTGTGCGAAAAGCTTCTGGGCGAGGACGCGCATATCGTCCGCAAATTCACGGGCAAGGAGCTTGAATTTAAGGAATATGAGCCGCTGTTCGATTTTGTCCATCCGGATCAAAAAGCGTGGTATATCACATGCGATACCTACGTCACCCTAACGGACGGCAGCGGCATCGTCCACATCGCCCCCGCGTTTGGGGAAGACGATGCGAACGTCGGCCGCAAATACGGCCTCCCGTTCGTCCAGCTCGTGAAGCCGGACGGCACGATGTCTGGGGAAACCAAGTGGCCGGGCGTGTTCGTGAAAAAGGCGGACAAGCTGATTATCGAAGATTTAAGGGAATGCGGCCTGCTCTTTGCCGAGGTGCCGTACGAGCACAGCTATCCGTTCTGCTGGCGGTGCGATACGCCCCTCATTTATTACGCGCGCTCCACATGGTTTATCAAAATGACGGAGCTGCGGGATAACCTTCTGAAAAACAACGCCAGCGTAAATTGGCTGCCCGAAAACATCAAAAACGGACGCATGGGCAACTTCCTCGAAAACGTCATAGACTGGGGCATCTCGCGCGAGCGCTATTGGGGGACGCCGCTTCCGGTGTGGACGTGCGGCTGCGGCCATGTGCACGTGGTCGGCTCGCGGTCCGAGCTGCGCGAAATGGCGGAGACGGACGTTCCGGAGGATATCGAGCTGCACAAGCCCTTCCTCGACCCCATCACGCTCAAATGCCCGGAGTGCGGGGGCAGCATGCACCGGGTCCCCGAGGTCATCGACTGCTGGTACGACAGCGGCTCCATGCCCTTCGCGCAGTGGCACTATCCCTTTGAGCACAAAGAGGAATTCGAGAGCCATTTCCCGGCGAACTTTATCAGCGAAGCGGTAGACCAGACGCGCGGCTGGTTCTATACGCTGCTTGCCATCGGCACGCTGATCTTCGATAAAGCGCCCTTTGAAAACTGTATCGTGCTCGGCCATGTGCAGGATAAGGACGGCCAGAAGATGAGCAAGCATAAGGGCAACGTCGTCGACCCGTGGAGCGTGCTCGATAAGCAGGGCGCGGACGCGGTGCGGTGGTATTTCTACTCGGCAAGCGCGCCGTGGCTGCCCTCGCGCTTCTATGACGAAGCGGTGAGCGAGATGCAGCGCAAATTCATGGGCACGCTGTGGAACACCTACGCATTCTATATCCTGTATGCGGATATAGACGGGTTCGACCCAACGAAATACGAATTGAAGCCCACGAATATTATGGATAAGTGGGTGCTGTCCCGCCTCCATTCGCTGGTGCGCTCCGTGACGGACGACCTCGACCATTACCGTATCATAGAGCCGTCGCGCAGCTTAAGCCAGTTTGTGGATGAGCTTTCCAACTGGTATGTGCGCCGCTCGCGCGACCGTTTCTGGGGCAGCGGGATGGAGCAGGATAAGATCGACGCCTATATGACGCTGTATACGGTGCTTGAGACGCTCACACGCCTGCTCGCGCCCTTCACGCCGTTCATGACGGAGAGCATCTATCAAAACCTTGTGCGCACGAACGGCAAAAACGCGCCGCTGTCCGTACACCTGACGAAATGGCCGCAGGCGGACGAAGCGCTCATCGATACGAAGCTGGAGCGCGACATGGATGCGGTGCTGAACGTGGTCAATCTCGGACGCGCGTGCCGCAACACGGCGAACATCAAAAACCGTCAGCCCATCGCGAAAATATTCGTTTCGGGCATCGACCATCTTGATGAAACGTTCCTTTCCGTCATCCGCGGGGAGCTGAACGCAAAAGAGGTCGAGCTCGGCGCGGCCGCGGCGGAATACATCACCTACAACGTCAAGCCGCAGATGCGCACGCTGGGGCCGAAATACGGCAAGCTGCTGGGCGGTATCCGCGCGCATCTCGCGCAGGCGGACGGCATGCTCGTGGTCAGCACGGTCCGGGGCGGAGCGGCCTATGAGTTTGAGGTGGACGGCAGCAAAGTGTCCCTTCAGGAAGAGGACGTATTGGTCGAGCCCGCGCAGCGCGAGGGCTTTGTCGCCGAAACAAGCGGAGATTTCGCAGTGATTATCGATACGACGCTGACGCCCGAGCTGATCGAGGAGGGCAACGTACGTGAAATCATCTCCAAAGTGCAGACGATGCGCAAGGAAGCGGGCTTCGAGGTGACGGACAAGATCGAGCTCTACGCGAAAGGCAACGACAAGATCACGGCGGTCATGGAAAATAATGAAGACCGGATTTTGAGCGAAGTCCTTGCGCAGGGGGTGCAGTACGGTGTCGCCGAGGGCTATGAAAAGGAATGGAACATCAACGGGGAAAAGGTCACGCTGGGCGTGAAAAAGGCGTAA